In a genomic window of Gossypium arboreum isolate Shixiya-1 chromosome 9, ASM2569848v2, whole genome shotgun sequence:
- the LOC108456215 gene encoding UDP-glycosyltransferase 83A1: MENPHILVIPYPAQGHVIPLMDLSSYLLKHGFKITFVTMEFNHQNAMDILALRGEEMGNRVRLVSVPDGLRSSDERNQPGKISEAILQTMPRKVEELIEEINGSERKINCVIADQSLGWALEIAKKHGIKRAAFCPAAAALLVLGFSIPKLIDDGVIDQDGTPLKREMIKLSPNMPPMNTMNFVWACIGNINAQKNIFKLMVRNNESIKLTDWLLCNSTYELEPAAFTMAPNIKPIGPLLAPKSKPTDSNCLTWLNQQAPQSVIYVAFGSFTTFNTTQFQELALGLELTDRPFLWVVRSDITNGRKNAFPEGFQERIGSRGQMVDWVHQKKVLSHPSIACFISHCGWNSTMEGLSNGVPFLCWPYFADQFFNQSYICEYWGVGLGFERDGRGIITRNEIRNKVEQLVGNEKYKSKSMTLKETVMNSIAETGGSNNNLKDFVKWLNE; encoded by the exons ATGGAAAACCCGCATATTTTGGTAATTCCATACCCAGCACAAGGCCATGTAATTCCACTAATGGACCTTTCATCATATTTACTCAAACATGGCTTCAAAATCACATTTGTTACCATGGAGTTTAATCATCAAAATGCCATGGATATATTGGCATTGAGAGGAGAAGAAATGGGTAATCGGGTTCGTCTCGTTTCGGTTCCAGACGGGCTCAGGTCATCGGACGAAAGGAACCAACCAGGGAAGATATCTGAAGCAATATTGCAGACCATGCCAAGGAAAGTAGAGGAGCTTATTGAAGAGATTAATGGATCAGAAAGGAAGATAAACTGTGTGATTGCAGATCAAAGCTTAGGTTGGGCTTTGGAAATTGCAAAGAAACATGGAATCAAACGAGCTGCTTTTTGTCCTGCAGCAGCTGCACTGTTGGTGTTGGGATTTAGTATCCCAAAATTGATTGATGATGGAGTTATTGATCAAGATG GAACTCCATTAAAAAGAGAGATGATCAAGTTGTCACCAAATATGCCCCCAATGAACACAATGAACTTTGTTTGGGCCTGCATTGGCAACATCAATGCACAAAAAAACATCTTCAAACTCATGGTTAGAAACAATGAATCCATCAAATTAACTGATTGGTTGCTTTGCAACTCAACCTATGAACTTGAACCAGCAGCATTCACAATGGCTCCCAATATCAAACCTATAGGTCCATTGTTAGCACCAAAGTCAAAACCAACTGATTCAAATTGCCTCACCTGGCTGAACCAACAAGCACCACAATCAGTCATCTATGTTGCATTTGGCAGTTTCACAACCTTCAACACCACCCAATTCCAAGAACTCGCACTTGGGCTCGAACTCACAGACAGACCCTTTCTATGGGTAGTTCGTTCTGATATAACAAATGGAAGAAAAAATGCTTTCCCAGAAGGGTTTCAAGAGAGAATCGGTAGTAGAGGCCAAATGGTGGATTGGGTACATCAGAAAAAGGTTCTTTCCCATCCTTCCATTGCATGTTTTATAAGCCATTGTGGTTGGAATTCAACAATGGAAGGTTTAAGCAATGGCGTCCCTTTCTTGTGTTGGCCTTATTTCGCTGATCAGTTCTTTAACCAAAGTTATATTTGTGAGTATTGGGGTGTTGGGTTGGGGTTTGAAAGAGATGGTAGAGGGATCATTACAAGAAATGAAATCAGGAATAAGGTCGAACAGTTGGTGGGCAATGAAAAGTACAAATCAAAATCAATGACTTTGAAGGAAACAGTCATGAACAGCATCGCCGAAACTGGTGGATCGAACAATAATTTAAAGGATTTTGTTAAATGGTTAAATGAATAG
- the LOC108454501 gene encoding ribosome biogenesis protein WDR12 homolog has translation MEIERETNEGNSRRIQVRFITKLKAPYKVPTTAIAIPSDLSRLGLSSIVNKLLQAVDSEWKTEPFDFLIDGELVRMSLEQFLLVKGISAEKILEIEYIRAVAPRKEEEPSPHDDWVSAVDGSSPRFILTGCYNSLGRIWKQAGWCTHILEGHSGAISSVRIINSEGAGSVTVATASKDRTLRLWKFDAEDSTDHPARIRAFKILRGHNASVHSIAAKTSGDMICSGSWDCTINLWRTNDTDTNGDAVSIKKRKVNNKIEESQSEGEAVSTLVGHTQCVSSVIWPQQDTIYSASWDHSVRKWDVETGKDLSDIFCGKALNCIDIGGEGLALIAAGGSDPVLRIWDPRKPGTSAPVFQFSSHSSWISACKWHNTSPLHLLSSSYDGKVMLWDLRTAWPVSIIDTHKDKVLCADWWKGDCVVSGGVDAQLRISSDISIQ, from the exons ATGGAAATTGAAAGAGAAACCAATGAAGGCAACTCAAGGAGGATTCAAGTCCGATTTATAACGAAATTAAAAGCACCATATAAAGTTCCAACAACAGCCATTGCCATCCCTTCAGACCTCTCTCGTTTAGGCCTTTCCTCCATTGTTAACAAGCTTCTTCAAGCTG TGGATTCTGAGTGGAAAACCGAGCCCTTTGATTTCCTGATCGATGGGGAGCTGGTTCGGATGTCACTTGAGCAGTTTCTTCTTGTCAAGGGCATCTCTGCG gaaaaaattttggaaattgaatacATAAGAGCTGTTGCCCCTCGAAAAGAGGAAGAGCCTTCTCCGCATGATGATTGGGTCAGTGCTGTTGACGGTTCTAGTCCTAG GTTCATTTTGACTGGTTGCTATAATAGTTTGGGAAG GATATGGAAACAAGCTGGATGGTGTACGCATATACTGGAAGGACACAGTGGTGCAATTTCATCTGTTCGTATCATCAACTCAGAAG GGGCAGGAAGTGTAACAGTAGCCACTGCTTCAAAAGATCGAACTCTGAGACTATGGAAG TTTGATGCAGAGGACTCTACTGACCATCCTGCAAGGATAAGAGCATTCAAGATATTACGTGGGCATAATGCATCTGTACACAGCATTGCAGCAAAGACATCTGGAGACATG ATTTGCTCAGGTTCTTGGGATTGTACGATCAATTTATGGCGGACAAATGACACTGATACAAATGGGGACGCGGTATCAATCAAGAAAAGGAAGGTTAATAATAAAATTGAGGAGTCTCAATCAGAG GGAGAGGCCGTCTCTACACTTGTGGGCCATACACAGTGCGTCTCCTCTGTGATTTGGCCTCAGCAAGATACAATTTATTCGGCATCATGGGATCACTCTGTCAGAAAATGGGATGTTGAGACAGGCAAAGATTTGTCTGATATA TTCTGTGGCAAGGCCCTCAACTGCATTGATATAGGAGGTGAAGGATTGGCTCTCATCGCTGCTGGTGGTTCCGATCCAGTTCTTAGAATATGGGATCCTCGTAAACCAG GAACATCGGCACCCGTGTTTCAGTTCTCTTCACATAGTTCTTGGATTTCGGCTTGCAAGTGGCACAATACGTCTCCTCTTCATTTACTTTCTTCATCTTATGATGGGAAAGTAATGTTGTGGGATCTAAGAACAGCG TGGCCTGTTTCTATCATCGATACGCACAAAGACAAG GTATTATGTGCAGACTGGTGGAAGGGTGACTGCGTGGTGAGCGGTGGGGTGGACGCTCAGCTCCGAATTTCTTCTGACATCTCTATTCAGTGA